From one Eucalyptus grandis isolate ANBG69807.140 chromosome 9, ASM1654582v1, whole genome shotgun sequence genomic stretch:
- the LOC104419805 gene encoding serine/threonine-protein kinase TOR isoform X9, producing the protein MIADEMECQLKIALDWLRGDRVEHRFLAAVLILKEMAVNASTVFNVHVPEFVNAIWVALRDPDEKIRELAVEALRACLRVIEKRETRWRVQWYYRMFEATQDGLGRNAPVHSIHGSLLAVGELLRNTGGFMISRYREVAEIVLRYLEHKDRLVRRSITSLLPRIAYFLRNRFVTHYICMKHILAVLQTPDEQASGFIALGEMAGALDRELIDYLPTIMSHIRDAIAQHRGRPSLEALACVENIAKAMGPKVESHVRGLLDVMFSAGLSPMLIEALEKITISIPSMLPTIQVQLLSCISNVLSKSHPPQARPAVAMVRGCMMNTSQQLSEFSGLALVQLALQTLARFNFKGHELLEFVKESVVGYLDDEDGGTRKDAALCCCRLVASSFSDVKSTEFGATRSNRTGGKRRQLIEELVDKLLIAAVADADVTIRRFIFFSLHVNRGFDEYLAQADCLSAVSAALNDEDCDVREYAISVGGRLSEKNPAYVLPSLRRHLIQLLTYLEQRADSKCREESVKLLGCLIRNCERLILPYVDPIHKALVARLEDGSLGNANTGIVSGVLVIVGDLARVGGFAMRRYIPDLMPLIVDALLDGAAVTKREAAVSTLGQVVQSTGYVITPYKEYPPLLGLLLKLLNGEVPWSTRLAVLEVLGIMGALDPQMHKRNQLMLPGSHGKFARATDDSGQHMQTINEVPMDLWPSSATSEDYHSTVAINSLMRILRDPSLASHHYKVVGSLMFIFKSMGLGCVTYLPKVLPDFFHIVRICDDTLKDFITWKLGTLISIVRQHICKYRQELLSLISELWSSLSLPAINRRPLGCPVLHLVEQLCLALNDEFRTYLPDILPCCIQVLSDAERCNDYTYVLDILHTLEIFGGTLDEHMHLLLPALIRLFKEDAPVDKRRAAIKTLARLIPRVQVTGHISSLVHHLKLVLDGKLDELRKDAVDALCCLAYALGEDFTIFIPSIHKLLLKHQLMHKEFEEIEGRIYRREPLISGSTTAQKLSQGLAVEVISDPLNDVENDQYEDGSDVQNEHRVHQVNVGRLLAAGEASQCSTIEDWAEWMRHFSIELLKQSPSPALRTCARLAQLQPSVGRELFAAGFVSCWTQLSESSQIHLVRNLEIAFSAPKIPHEIHATLLNLAEFMEHDEKPLPIDIRLLGALAEKFFAFAKALHYKEMEFEGARFKEKGVNPVAVVEALIRIDNQLHQHEAAVGILTYAQQNLDVLPKESWYEKFQLWDVALEAYTLKASQASSPQMVLDATLGRMRCLAALARWEELNNLCKEYWTPANRAAHLEMAPMAASAAWNKGEWDQMAEYVSILDDGEETEFRGLGNSAAGVDGSSNGMFFRAVLLVRRGKYDDARKYVYRARKCLATELAALVLESYDHAYSNLVRVQQLLELEEVINYSTLPLGNPVAEGRRALIRNMWTERIKGVKRDVEVWQGLLAVRALALPPTEDIETWLKFSSLCRKSGRIGQARSTLIELLQFDPETSENVGYRGPPQVMLAYLKYRWSLGDDIKRKDAFIRLQNLGVELSSATKPQVISPMGLTRSKSPGGRLLARVYLTLGSWQWALSPGLDEETIEEILNAFGKATRCEPKWAKAWHKWALFNTAVMSHYSSIGYPNVAAQFVAQAVTGYFRSIAWGANAKIDSLKDILCLLMLWFNHGATVEVQMALQEGFTLVKFNTWLVVLPQIIARIHSNNRAVFELIQSLLVRIGQSHPQVCNEAIVYPLLLACKSISTFRRAATQEVVDKVRQNSGALVEQAQLVSTELVRVAILWDEMWHEALGEATRLHFGEHNIEAMLKALEPFHELLEEGARKSNTTIKQRAFIEAYHAELMEAYECCMKYRRIGKDAELTQAWDLYYHVYRRIDKQLQSLSTLDLQSVSPELLDCRNLELAVPGTYRADAPLVTIASFAPQLVVITSKQRPRKLTIHGSDGEDYTFLLKGHEDLRQEERVMQLFGLVNILLENNGKMAEKDWSIPRYSVIPLSPNSGLIGWVPNCDTLHQLIREYRDARKIPLNEEHKYMLNFAPDYDHLSLIAKVEVFEYALQNTEGNDLARVFWLKSRTSEVWLKRRTNYTRSLAVMSMVGYLLGLGDRNPSSLMLHRYSGKILHLNFGDCFEASVHREKFPEKVPFRLTRILVKAMEVSGIEGNFRSTCENVMQVLRMNRDSVMTMMEVFVHDPIINWCLFPQVSMFANTHVPPVVNSEESSQNRELAQPQCGTRERELLQVINQFDASEVLNERAMMVMARMSHKLTGHDFCSSPVSSSSNQHSMDHRNLFSGDSCEDHGLSVKLQVQKLIIQATSHENLCQNYLGWCPFW; encoded by the exons ATGATTGCTGATGAGATGGAATGCCAG TTAAAAATTGCTCTGGATTGGCTTCGTGGAGACAGAGTGGAGCATCGTTTTCTTGCAGCTGTTCTGATCTTGAAG GAAATGGCTGTGAATGCTTCAACTGTTTTCAATGTCCATGTTCCTGAATTTGTTAATGCTATCTGGGTTGCATTGAGGGATCCAGATGAGAAAATACGAGAACTGGCCGTGGAGGCATTACGTGCCTGCCTTCGTGTTATTGAGAAGAGAGAAACGCGTTGGCGTGTGCAATG GTACTATCGTATGTTTGAGGCCACGCAAGATGGCTTGGGTAGAAATGCTCCTGTTCACAGCATACATGGGTCATTGCTTGCTGTTGGGGAACTATTAAG GAATACAGGTGGATTCATGATTTCAAGGTACAGAGAAGTTGCCGAAATTGTTCTTAGATATTTAGAGCACAAGGATCGGCTTGTTCGACGCAGCATAACATCATTGTTACCTCGGATTGCATATTTCCTTCGTAATCGATTTGTTACACACTAT ATATGCATGAAGCATATACTTGCAGTTTTGCAGACACCAGATGAACAAGCCAGTGGGTTTATAGCCCTTGGTGAGATGGCTGGTGCTCTAGATAGGGAACTTATTGATTATTTGCCGACAATTATGTCTCACATTCGTGATGCA ATTGCTCAACATAGAGGTAGGCCTTCACTTGAGGCTCTGGCATGCGTTGAAAACATTGCCAAAGCCATGGGGCCGAAGGTGGAATCTCACGTTCGTGGACTGTTGGATGTTATGTTTTCAGCTGGTCTTTCTCCAATGCTTATAGAGGCTCTTGAGAAAATAACAATTAG tATTCCATCTATGCTACCTACAATACAAGTTCAGTTGCTCAGCTGCATTTCAAATGTTCTTTCCAAGTCACATCCTCCTCAAGCAAGGCCGGCTGTAGCCATGGTTCGAGGGTGCATGATGAATACTTCACAGCAACTCTCGGAGTTCAGTGGTTTGGCCCTTGTGCAACTTGCTCTGCAGACTCTTGCACGTTTCAATTTTAAG GGTCACGAGCTtcttgaatttgtcaaagaaTCGGTTGTTGGGTACTTGGACGATGAAGATGGAGGAACACGAAAAGATGCAGCACTATGCTGTTGCAGGCTGGTTGCAAGTTCCTTCTCCGATGTGAAATCCACAGAATTTGGTGCGACTAGATCAAATCGAACTGGAGGAAAGCGAAGGCAGCTGATTGAGGAG CTTGTTGACAAACTCCTCATCGCTGCTGTTGCGGATGCTGATGTAACCATAAGGcggttcatcttcttctccttgcaTGTGAATAGAGGATTTGATGAGTATTTAGCACAGGCAGATTGTCTCAGTGCAGTTTCTGCTGCTTTAAATGATGAG GATTGCGATGTTCGGGAATATGCTATCTCAGTAGGTGGGAGGTTATCTGAGAAGAACCCTGCCTATGTCCTTCCATCTCTTCGTCGTCATCTCATACAGTTGCTGACATATCTAGAGCAAAG GGCAGATAGCAAATGCAGAGAAGAGAGCGTGAAGTTACTTGGTTGCTTAATACGAAATTGCGAACGACTAATACTCCCATATGTGGATCCAATTCACAAG GCTCTTGTTGCAAGGCTTGAGGACGGCTCCTTGGGCAATGCTAATACAGGCATTGTAAGTGGAGTTCTTGTAATCGTGGGGGATCTTGCTAGAGTG GGTGGCTTTGCAATGCGACGATATATCCCAGATCTAATGCCTTTAATTGTGGATGCTCTATTGGATGGAGCTGCAGTCACAAAAAGAGAAGCGGCAGTGTCCACTCTGGGTCAGGTTGTACAGAGCACTGG GTATGTGATAACTCCTTACAAGGAGTATCCTCCACTACTTGGCTTACTCTTGAAATTGCTGAATGGTGAGGTACCATGGTCTACCAGGCTTGCAGTTCTTGAG GTTCTTGGGATTATGGGTGCTTTGGATCCCCAGATGCATAAACGGAATCAGCTCATGTTGCCTGGTTCACATGGAAAATTTGCTCGTGCTACTGATGATTCAGGCCAGCACATGCAGACCATCAATGAAGTACCCATGGATCTTTGGCCGTCTTCTGCTACATCCGAGGATTATCATTCTACG GTGGCAATAAATTCTCTGATGCGGATTCTTAGGGACCCCTCCCTCGCTAGTCACCACTACAAAGTGGTTGGCTCACTTATGTTCATTTTTAAG TCGATGGGTCTTGGTTGCGTTACATACTTGCCAAAG GTTTTACCTGATTTCTTTCACATTGTCCGTATATGTGATGATACACTGAAGGACTTCATAACATGGAAGCTTGGAACTCTCATATCCATTGTCCGGCAG CACATTTGCAAATATCGGCAAGAATTGCTTTCGTTAATCTCTGAACTGTGGTCATCTCTGAGCTTGCCAGCTATTAATCGTCGTCCACTTGGCTGTCCA GTTCTGCATCTGGTCGAACAGTTGTGCCTGGCTCTCAATGATGAATTCAGAACATATCTTCCAGATATACTTCCATGTTGTATTCAAGTCCTTAGCGATGCAGAACGGTGCAATGACTACACATATGTTCTTGATATCCTTCATACCCTCGAAATCTTTGGTG GGACCTTGGATGAGCACATGCATCTACTTCTTCCAGCACTCATTCGATTGTTTAAAGAAGATGCTCCAGTGGACAAACGACGTGCTGCCATTAAAACTTTAGCCAGATTAATCCCTCGAGTTCAG GTTACTGGTCATATATCTTCACTAGTCCATCATTTGAAGCTGGTTTTGGATGG AAAACTTGATGAGCTCAGGAAGGATGCTGTAGATGCACTTTGTTGTCTTGCGTATGCCCTTGGGGAGGATTTCACCATCTTCATACCATCGATACACAAACTTCTTTTAAAACATCAATTGATG CATAAGGAATTTGAGGAGATTGAAGGTCGTATCTATAGACGTGAACCGCTGATATCAGGAAGCACGACTGCTCAAAAGCTAAGCCAAGGGCTTGCTGTAGAAGTAATCAGTGACCCATTGAATGATGTGGAGAATGATCAATATGAAGATGGGTCTGATGTGCAAAATGAGCATAGAGTCCATCAG GTTAATGTTGGTCGTCTACTTGCTGCTGGGGAGGCTTCTCAATGCAGTACTATAGAAGATTGGGCTGAATGGATGCGGCACTTTAGTATTGAGCTCTTGAAACAATCTCCATCACCAGCTCTGCGAACATGTGCAAGGTTGGCACAGTTGCAG CCCTCTGTTGGAAGGGAGTTATTTGCAGCTGGTTTTGTGAGCTGTTGGACACAGCTGAGTGAATCTAGTCAGATACACTTGGTTCGGAATTTAGAGATCGCATTTTCTGCTCCAAAAATTCCTCATGAAATTCATGCAACACTTCTTAACTTG GCTGAGTTCATGGAACATGATGAGAAACCCCTTCCTATTGACATCCGACTCCTTGGTGCTCTTGCAGAGAAG TTTTTTGCTTTTGCAAAGGCACTGCATTACAAAGAAATGGAGTTTGAAGGTGCACGCTTCAAGGAGAAGGGTGTTAACCCTGTTGCTGTAGTTGAAGCTCTAATACGTATAGATAATCAGCTACACCAACATGAG GCAGCAGTTGGAATACTAACCTATGCCCAGCAAAATCTGGATGTGCTACCGAAGGAGTCATG GTATGAGAAATTTCAGCTATGGGATGTTGCTCTGGAGGCATATACTCTCAAGGCATCTCAGGCATCTAGTCCACAAATGGTTTTAGATGCTACATTAG GCCGGATGCGATGCCTTGCGGCTTTAGCTAGATGGGAAGAACTCAACAATTTATGTAAGGAATATTGGACCCCTGCTAATCGAGCCGCCCATCTAGAAATGGCACCGATG GCTGCTAGTGCTGCTTGGAACAAAGGAGAGTGGGATCAGATGGCAGAGTATGTCTCTATACTGGATGATGGCGAGGAAACTGAGTTTCGAGGTTTAGGAAACTCTGCTGCTGGTGTTGATGGCAGTAGCAATGGCATGTTCTTTAGGGCTGTTTTACTTGTGCGCAGAGGGAAG TATGACGATGCCCGTAAATATGTTTACAGGGCCAGAAAGTGCTTGGCAACTGAGCTTGCTGCTTTG GTCTTGGAGAGCTACGATCATGCTTACAGCAACCTGGTCCGTGTTCAGCAGCTTCTGGAACTTGAAGAG GTCATCAATTACTCTACTCTTCCTTTGGGAAACCCTGTCGCTGAAGGTCGGCGAGCCCTTATTCGGAATATGTGGACTGAGCGCATTAAAGGAGTGAAAAGAGACGTTGAG GTCTGGCAAGGCCTCTTGGCTGTTAGAGCACTTGCTCTACCACCGACAGAAGATATTGAAACTTGGctcaaattttcttctctttgtagAAAAAGTGGACGAATTGGTCAGGCTAGATCTACCTTGATTGAGCTCTTGCAG TTTGACCCCGAAACATCTGAAAATGTGGGATACCGTGGTCCTCCACAAGTAATGCTGGCATACTTGAAGTACCGGTGGTCTCTTGGTGATGATATTAAGCGAAAAGATGCATTTATTAGGCTTCAG AATTTGGGTGTAGAGCTCTCGAGTGCAACGAAGCCTCAGGTGATTTCTCCAATGGGTCTAACAAGAAGTAAAAGTCCTGGCGGTCGACTGCTCGCACGTGTATATCTCACACTTGGTTCCTGGCAGTGGGCGCTTTCTCCTGGTTTAGATGAAGAAACTATAGAAG AAATTCTCAATGCATTTGGGAAGGCCACCCGATGTGAACCAAAGTGGGCAAAAGCATGGCATAAATGGGCATTATTCAATACTGCTGTGATGTCGCATTATTCTTCAATAGGTTATCCCAATGTTGCTGCCCAATTTGTTGCACAAGCAGTAACTGGATATTTTCGTTCGATTGCCTGGGGGGCTAATGCAAAAATTGATAGTTTGAAG GATATACTTTGTCTTCTTATGCTGTGGTTCAACCATGGAGCTACTGTAGAAGTTCAAATGGCACTGCAGGAAGGATTCACTCTTGTAAAATTCAACACATGGCTGGTTGTGCTGCCACAAATAATTGCCAGAATTCATTCAAACAACCGTGCTGTTTTTGAGCTTATCCAATCACTTCTAGTTCGTATTGGACAAAGTCATCCACAGGTTTGCAATGAG GCCATTGTGTACCCTCTTCTGTTGGCGTGCAAATCGATAAGCACTTTTCGAAGAGCTGCTACTCAGGAAGTTGTTGATAAAGTACGGCAGAACAGTGGTGCGCTTGTAGAGCAG GCACAACTTGTGTCAACAGAGCTCGTCAGGGTTGCAATTCTTTGGGATGAAATGTGGCATGAAGCATTGGGAGAGGCTACTCGCCTCCATTTCGGGGAGCATAATATTGAAGCTATGCTAAAGGCGCTGGAGCCATTTCACGAATTGCTCGAGGAAGGGGCTAGGAAAAGCAATACAACCATCAAACAGAGGGCATTTATTGAG GCTTACCATGCGGAGTTGATGGAGGCATATGAATGTTGCATGAAATATAGGAGAATCGGTAAAGATGCAGAGCTTACACAG GCATGGGATCTTTACTATCATGTATATAGGCGAATAGACAAGCAGCTTCAGAGTCTTAGCACCCTGGACCTCCAG TCTGTCTCACCAGAGTTGTTGGATTGTCGCAACTTGGAGCTTGCAGTGCCTGGGACATACCGTGCAG ATGCACCATTGGTGACAATTGCATCATTTGCTCCTCAGCTGGTTGTGATAACTTCCAAGCAAAGGCCTCGAAAGTTAACTATTCATGGGAGTGATGGCGAAGATTACACTTTTCTGCTGAAGGGACATGAAGATCTACGTCAGGAAGAACGTGTCATGCAG CTCTTTGGTCTGGTGAACATATTGTtggaaaataatggaaaaatggCTGAAAAGGATTGGTCAATACCAAGATATTCTGTGATTCCATTATCCCCAAATAGTGGATTAATTGGATGGGTCCCAAATTGTGACACTTTACACCAACTGATTCGAGAATATAGAGATGCCAGAAAG ATCCCTCTCAATGAAGAGCACAAATATATGCTAAATTTTGCCCCAGATTATGATCATTTGTCCCTGATAGCCAAAGTTGAAGTTTTTGAGTATGCCCTACAGAATACAGAAGGAAATGACCTTGCAAGG GTTTTCTGGTTGAAGAGCCGCACTTCTGAGGTTTGGCTGAAGAGACGGACTAATTACACTCGGAGCTTGGCAGTCATGAGTATG GTGGGCTACCTTCTTGGCTTAGGTGATCGCAATCCAAGCAGCCTTATGTTGCACCGTTACAG TGGAAAGATCTTACACCTTAATTTTGGTGACTGCTTTGAAGCTTCAGTGCACCGAGAAAAATTCCCAGAAAAG GTACCTTTCCGCTTAACTAGAATTCTTGTGAAAGCAATGGAGGTCAGTGGCATTGAGGGGAACTTCCGTTCAACTTGCGAAAATGTGATGCAAGTGCTTCGAATGAATAGGGACAGTGTAATGACAATGATGGAG GTTTTTGTACATGATCCAATTATTAATTGGTGTCTTTTTCCCCAAGTATCAATGTTTGCTAATACTCATGTCCCACCTGTTGTAAATTCTGAAGAATCTTCTCAAAATAGAGAGCTTGCTCAGCCACAGTGTGGTACCAGAGAACGGGAGCTTCTTCAG GTCATTAATCAATTTGATGCTAGTGAGGTGCTGAATGAACGTGCCATGATGGTCATGGCTCGGATGAGTCATAAGCTTACTGGCCATGACTTTTGCAGCTCTCCAGTATCCAGCAGCTCTAACCAACATTCCATGGATCACAGAAATCTATTTTCAGGGGATTCTTGTGAAGATCATGGTTTATCTGTTAAACTTCAAGTTCAAAAGTTGATTATTCAAGCTACATCACATGAAAACTTGTGCCAGAACTATCTTGG GTGGTGTCCTTTCTGGTGA